In the Gymnodinialimonas sp. 202GB13-11 genome, one interval contains:
- a CDS encoding GlxA family transcriptional regulator, producing MTDATARTRPGDGPKRFVFVLLNQFTMLCFSSAVEALRIANRMSGQELYQWSLAGEGGEYAQSSAGIWFRLDTDLDEVRREDVILLCGGIDVAGATTKRLLSWLRREARKGPVIAGLCTAGYTLAKAGLLDGKRATIHWENQDSFAEEFEEVTLTKSVFVVDGNRITTAGGTASIDLMLKLIAEDHGEELANLVADQLIYTSIRTDQDTQRLSIPTRIGVRHPKLGAVIRMMEQNIEDPISPSQLAEDVGMSTRQLERLFRRYLNRSPKRYYMELRLGKARNLLMQTDMSVINVALACGFASPSHFSKCYRAHYNTTPYRERGTHAARLKT from the coding sequence ATGACGGATGCTACCGCAAGAACACGCCCGGGCGACGGCCCCAAGCGGTTCGTCTTCGTATTGCTCAACCAGTTCACCATGCTCTGTTTCTCCTCAGCGGTGGAGGCCTTGCGGATTGCCAACCGGATGTCGGGGCAAGAGCTCTATCAATGGAGCCTTGCGGGCGAAGGCGGCGAATATGCGCAAAGCTCCGCCGGTATCTGGTTTCGGCTCGACACTGATCTGGATGAGGTTCGCCGCGAAGATGTGATCTTGCTGTGCGGTGGCATTGATGTTGCCGGCGCAACGACGAAACGGCTGCTGAGCTGGCTGCGGCGCGAGGCCCGGAAAGGCCCCGTTATCGCGGGGCTTTGCACGGCGGGTTATACGCTGGCCAAGGCGGGTTTACTGGATGGCAAGCGTGCGACCATCCATTGGGAAAACCAGGACAGCTTTGCCGAGGAATTCGAAGAGGTCACGCTGACCAAATCAGTGTTCGTGGTGGACGGAAACCGCATCACAACGGCCGGCGGCACGGCGTCTATCGACCTGATGCTGAAGCTGATTGCGGAGGATCACGGGGAAGAGCTCGCCAATCTGGTGGCAGACCAGCTGATCTACACCTCCATCCGCACCGATCAGGACACGCAGCGCCTTTCAATCCCGACGCGCATCGGCGTGCGCCACCCGAAACTCGGCGCAGTGATCCGCATGATGGAGCAAAATATCGAGGATCCGATCAGCCCCTCGCAACTGGCCGAGGATGTGGGCATGTCCACGCGGCAACTCGAACGCTTGTTCCGCCGCTACCTGAACCGCTCGCCCAAGCGCTATTATATGGAGCTTCGGTTGGGCAAAGCGCGCAACCTGTTGATGCAGACGGATATGAGTGTGATCAACGTGGCGCTGGCCTGTGGCTTTGCCTCACCTTCGCACTTCTCGAAGTGCTACCGCGCACATTACAACACCACGCCTTACCGCGAACGCGGCACCCACGCGGCACGTCTGAAAACGTAG
- a CDS encoding class II 3-deoxy-7-phosphoheptulonate synthase — translation MASATTWTKSDWRAKPRVQMPDYLDEAALHEVEAQLGKYPPLVFAGEARTLRNELAAVSRGEGFLLQGGDCAESFSEFSADNIRDTFKVMLQMATVLTFGAKVPVVKIGRMAGQFAKPRSAPTETVGGVELPSYRGDIINELDFTEAARIPNPQKMLQAYTQAAATLNLLRAFSKGGFADIHRVHSWTLGFTDMGDAERYADMANRIQDALDFMTAAGVTPGTAHELGQVDFYTSHEALLLEYEEALCRLDSTSGKWLAGSGHMIWIGDRTRQPDGAHVEFCKGVQNPIGIKCGPSISRSDLKELLDTLNPNREAGRIVLINRFGAGNVADHMPKLIRAVEEEAHPVVWSCDPMHGNTIKSDSGYKTRPFDSVLREVQEFFAVHRAEGTVPGGVHFEMTGQDVTECTGGVRAVTDEDLSSRYHTACDPRLNASQSLELAFLVAEELSASREALRAAG, via the coding sequence ATGGCCTCTGCAACGACCTGGACGAAATCGGATTGGCGCGCCAAACCGCGCGTGCAGATGCCCGATTATTTGGATGAAGCCGCCCTGCACGAAGTCGAAGCACAGCTGGGGAAATACCCCCCGCTGGTTTTTGCCGGAGAGGCGCGCACGCTGCGCAATGAACTGGCCGCCGTGTCGCGTGGCGAAGGCTTCCTCCTGCAAGGCGGCGACTGCGCTGAGAGCTTCTCCGAATTTTCGGCGGACAATATCCGCGACACCTTCAAAGTAATGCTGCAAATGGCGACCGTTCTAACCTTTGGCGCGAAAGTGCCGGTGGTAAAGATCGGGCGCATGGCCGGTCAGTTTGCCAAGCCACGTTCCGCACCCACTGAAACCGTGGGCGGGGTGGAGTTGCCGTCGTACCGGGGTGACATCATTAACGAGCTGGATTTCACCGAAGCCGCCCGTATCCCGAATCCGCAGAAAATGCTGCAGGCCTACACGCAAGCCGCGGCCACGCTGAACCTGTTGCGAGCGTTTTCAAAAGGTGGTTTCGCGGACATCCACCGCGTCCATTCCTGGACCCTAGGCTTCACTGATATGGGTGATGCTGAGCGGTATGCAGACATGGCCAACCGTATCCAGGACGCGCTTGATTTCATGACGGCTGCTGGTGTCACACCGGGCACAGCCCATGAACTGGGTCAGGTGGATTTCTACACCTCGCACGAGGCTCTGCTGTTGGAATATGAAGAGGCGCTGTGCCGTCTCGATTCCACGTCCGGCAAGTGGCTGGCCGGGTCCGGCCACATGATTTGGATCGGCGACCGCACACGGCAGCCCGATGGTGCCCATGTCGAATTCTGCAAAGGCGTGCAGAACCCGATCGGCATCAAATGTGGCCCGTCTATTTCGCGCTCGGACCTCAAGGAACTGCTCGACACGCTGAACCCGAACCGGGAAGCGGGCCGGATCGTGCTGATCAACCGCTTCGGTGCCGGTAATGTGGCCGACCACATGCCCAAGCTGATCCGCGCGGTTGAGGAAGAGGCCCATCCTGTTGTCTGGTCCTGTGACCCGATGCACGGCAATACGATCAAGTCCGACAGCGGTTACAAGACACGGCCCTTCGACAGCGTGTTGCGTGAGGTGCAGGAATTCTTCGCGGTGCACCGCGCTGAGGGAACCGTGCCGGGCGGTGTGCATTTCGAGATGACCGGTCAGGACGTGACCGAGTGTACCGGCGGTGTCCGTGCTGTAACCGATGAGGATCTGTCCAGCCGCTATCACACGGCCTGCGATCCGCGTCTGAACGCGTCACAGTCTCTGGAACTGGCGTTCTTGGTGGCTGAAGAGCTTTCCGCCAGCCGTGAGGCGCTGCGCGCAGCCGGATAA
- a CDS encoding YicC/YloC family endoribonuclease: MTAFAASDGSDGPLSWQWEIRGVNGRGLDLRLRLPDGLGALEQPLRAALQKALTRGNVSLSLKLQRAAGGAALALQAEALDAALAALATVEERADGALAASSAADILALRGVFEASDTLHVPEVSNLMPEAEALIAAFVDMRRGEGAALAQVMSAQLDRIAELTEAASETATLRAAAAGTRLRQQVAELLEATEVVDEARLAQELAVLAVKADVTEELDRLRAHVKAARDLIAGGGAVGRKLDFLMQEFNREANTLCSKSGDAALTAIGLDLKLTIDQMREQVQNVE, encoded by the coding sequence ATGACGGCCTTTGCGGCGTCAGATGGGTCGGACGGGCCGCTGAGCTGGCAATGGGAAATCCGCGGCGTGAACGGGCGCGGCCTCGATCTGCGCCTGCGTTTGCCGGATGGTCTTGGCGCGTTGGAACAACCTTTGCGGGCCGCTCTGCAAAAAGCTCTAACACGCGGAAACGTCTCACTGTCGCTCAAATTGCAGCGGGCCGCTGGCGGTGCCGCTCTGGCTTTGCAGGCCGAAGCACTGGATGCAGCGCTCGCCGCGTTGGCAACTGTCGAAGAACGTGCAGACGGCGCTTTGGCTGCATCTTCAGCCGCAGATATTCTAGCGCTGAGGGGCGTGTTCGAGGCGTCAGACACGCTCCATGTGCCAGAAGTGTCCAACCTGATGCCTGAGGCTGAGGCGCTGATTGCGGCCTTCGTGGACATGCGCAGGGGCGAGGGCGCGGCTCTTGCGCAGGTCATGTCCGCGCAACTGGACCGCATCGCAGAGCTGACCGAAGCTGCGTCAGAGACAGCAACACTTCGCGCTGCCGCCGCAGGCACGCGCTTGCGTCAACAGGTGGCCGAGTTGCTGGAAGCGACGGAGGTGGTCGACGAGGCCCGACTGGCACAGGAATTGGCCGTTTTGGCCGTAAAAGCGGATGTGACAGAGGAGTTGGATCGCCTTCGCGCCCATGTCAAAGCGGCGCGTGACCTGATTGCAGGCGGTGGCGCGGTCGGGCGCAAGCTGGATTTCCTAATGCAGGAGTTCAATCGAGAGGCCAATACACTTTGCTCCAAGTCCGGTGATGCGGCGCTGACCGCGATCGGTCTTGACCTGAAACTGACCATCGATCAGATGCGCGAACAGGTTCAGAACGTGGAATGA
- a CDS encoding thiamine phosphate synthase, with amino-acid sequence MATDDQSADRPQIYLITPHSFDPAAFAPQLAQVLDGTEIACLRMALAGDDEDSLARAADACREVAHARDVPLVIDRHIQLVERLGLDGVHLPDGARSIRAARKALGADAILGSFCGASRHDGMNAGEAGSDYVSFGPVGESSLGDGTIAEAELFAWWSQMIELPVVAEGALDVELVAALAPVTDFFAVGPEIWGQDDPLAALRTLLAPLG; translated from the coding sequence ATGGCCACTGACGACCAATCCGCAGATCGCCCGCAGATCTACCTCATCACTCCGCACAGTTTCGATCCCGCGGCCTTTGCACCGCAACTTGCACAGGTGCTTGATGGAACCGAGATTGCATGCTTGCGCATGGCCTTGGCCGGGGATGATGAAGACAGTCTGGCGCGCGCCGCAGATGCGTGCCGTGAAGTTGCCCATGCGCGTGATGTGCCCTTGGTCATCGACCGCCATATCCAGCTGGTAGAACGACTTGGCCTCGATGGCGTGCATCTGCCTGATGGCGCGCGCTCCATCCGGGCAGCCCGCAAGGCGCTTGGAGCCGATGCGATCCTTGGCAGTTTCTGCGGGGCCTCGCGCCATGACGGGATGAACGCGGGCGAAGCCGGATCCGATTACGTGAGCTTCGGCCCGGTGGGCGAAAGCAGCCTAGGCGATGGGACCATTGCCGAGGCAGAGCTGTTTGCCTGGTGGTCGCAGATGATCGAATTGCCGGTTGTGGCCGAAGGTGCGCTGGATGTGGAGCTTGTCGCGGCCCTTGCGCCGGTGACGGATTTCTTTGCCGTCGGGCCGGAGATTTGGGGGCAGGACGACCCGCTCGCGGCACTGCGCACGCTTCTGGCGCCCCTCGGCTAA
- a CDS encoding gamma carbonic anhydrase family protein translates to MTLYALDAVSPQIADDTWVAPDANVIGNVVLEEGASIWFCCTLRGDNEEIRVGRGSNIQENVVCHTDPGCPLTIGPDCTIGHKAMLHGCTIGAGSLIGMGATVLNGAVIGSGCLIGAGALIPEGKVIPDGSLVMGMPGKVVRELDEAARAGLLASAEHYRQNMRRFRQGLRAL, encoded by the coding sequence ATGACACTTTACGCGCTCGACGCCGTCAGCCCCCAGATCGCGGACGATACCTGGGTTGCGCCTGATGCCAATGTCATCGGCAATGTGGTGCTGGAGGAAGGCGCAAGCATCTGGTTTTGCTGCACGCTGCGTGGCGATAACGAGGAAATTCGCGTCGGGCGCGGCTCGAATATTCAGGAAAACGTGGTCTGTCACACTGACCCCGGGTGTCCGCTGACCATCGGGCCGGATTGCACGATTGGTCACAAGGCGATGCTGCATGGATGTACGATTGGTGCGGGGTCGCTGATTGGGATGGGCGCGACCGTTTTGAACGGCGCTGTGATCGGCTCAGGCTGCTTGATTGGGGCCGGTGCGCTGATCCCGGAAGGCAAGGTGATACCCGACGGCTCGCTTGTCATGGGGATGCCAGGAAAGGTCGTGCGGGAGTTGGACGAGGCGGCGCGCGCGGGGCTGTTGGCGTCAGCCGAGCATTACAGGCAGAACATGCGCCGCTTTCGGCAAGGACTGCGGGCGCTCTAA
- the ctaA gene encoding heme A synthase → MAGGRSIFEEVSETQKPAATPGGVTGDRGRGRRLVRIFIMILFVMVVVQIAVGGLTRLTDSGLSITEWAPISGAIPPLNDADWEAELEAYRATTEYQEQNRGMTMPEFQFIYWWEWGHRQWARFLGLVWAVGFLGLLATKSVPTGWSGRLLLLGALGGLQGLAGWWMVHSGLAPGMFDVASYRLAVHLVLAFVILALMAWYILTLGRQEAELMTARRDGDRKLNGMATGLLHLTFVQILIGALVAGIDAGRNYIDWPLMAGAFTPPDMWVLEPWYRNLFENDGTVQFIHRITGYVLLLFGIGAWFASRRSSRAATKRAFDWVGVMMFGQIVLGIVTVMHSSPWYLAILHQFGAVVLITLILRARFLARYPLPQSVRGAA, encoded by the coding sequence ATGGCCGGTGGACGCAGCATTTTCGAAGAGGTCAGCGAGACGCAAAAGCCCGCAGCAACGCCGGGCGGTGTGACCGGCGATCGGGGGCGCGGGCGGCGGCTTGTGCGGATCTTCATCATGATCCTGTTCGTGATGGTTGTGGTCCAGATTGCCGTGGGTGGCCTGACGCGACTTACAGATTCCGGGCTTTCGATCACTGAATGGGCGCCGATCAGCGGGGCGATCCCGCCACTGAATGACGCGGATTGGGAAGCTGAGTTAGAGGCCTACCGCGCCACCACGGAATATCAGGAACAGAACCGGGGCATGACGATGCCGGAGTTCCAGTTCATCTATTGGTGGGAATGGGGCCACAGGCAGTGGGCGCGGTTCCTTGGGCTTGTCTGGGCCGTTGGTTTTCTGGGGTTGTTGGCTACGAAATCGGTTCCGACCGGCTGGTCAGGGCGATTGCTTTTGTTGGGCGCGCTTGGCGGCCTTCAGGGGCTGGCCGGATGGTGGATGGTGCATTCCGGCCTTGCGCCGGGCATGTTTGATGTCGCGTCCTACCGATTGGCAGTGCATCTGGTACTGGCCTTCGTGATCCTTGCGCTGATGGCCTGGTATATCCTGACACTTGGGCGGCAGGAGGCTGAGCTGATGACCGCGCGGCGCGATGGGGATCGCAAGCTGAACGGCATGGCGACGGGGCTGTTGCACCTGACTTTTGTTCAAATCCTGATCGGAGCTCTGGTGGCTGGCATTGACGCGGGCCGCAATTACATCGACTGGCCGCTGATGGCAGGCGCCTTCACGCCGCCGGACATGTGGGTGCTGGAGCCGTGGTATCGCAACCTGTTCGAGAATGACGGGACGGTGCAATTCATCCACCGGATCACGGGCTACGTGCTGCTCCTGTTCGGGATCGGGGCTTGGTTTGCCTCGCGCCGCTCCTCCCGTGCCGCGACCAAGCGCGCGTTCGATTGGGTGGGTGTGATGATGTTTGGCCAGATCGTTCTGGGCATCGTGACGGTCATGCATTCCTCACCGTGGTACTTGGCGATCCTGCACCAGTTCGGCGCGGTTGTTCTGATTACCCTAATCCTGCGCGCCCGCTTCCTTGCGCGTTATCCCTTACCGCAATCCGTGAGAGGAGCTGCCTGA
- a CDS encoding PAS domain-containing protein, producing the protein MTDTLMHANGFERLDARCLSMLRHWDNLRAGRTVPGRVEINPADIPQFLSRICILERPRAGTVRIRLSGASLSKRMGMELRGMPFRALFDIDDRAKALDAAETAITTPAISILSLDLQRQFGARHEGQLLILPLADTRGTLNRAIALYSEAVVTTALDDLRGRFRISEVWSHDIPEKADLPGLASARALGDAPKAKLVMPRKTRAPKGPALARVEARRMEHHARPVFQVIEGGKA; encoded by the coding sequence ATGACCGATACCTTGATGCACGCCAATGGCTTCGAGCGCCTCGATGCCCGCTGCCTTTCGATGCTGCGCCACTGGGATAACCTGCGTGCGGGTCGTACTGTTCCGGGGCGGGTTGAAATCAATCCCGCAGACATCCCGCAATTCCTGTCGCGTATCTGCATTCTCGAACGTCCACGGGCTGGAACAGTTCGGATCAGGCTGTCGGGGGCATCCCTCTCAAAACGGATGGGGATGGAGCTGCGCGGTATGCCGTTTCGCGCCCTTTTTGACATTGATGACCGGGCAAAGGCACTGGATGCGGCGGAAACGGCGATCACCACACCTGCGATAAGCATCCTGTCGCTGGATCTTCAGCGGCAATTTGGGGCGCGCCACGAAGGCCAGCTTTTGATCCTACCACTTGCGGACACACGCGGCACGTTGAACCGCGCCATCGCGCTCTATTCGGAAGCAGTTGTCACAACAGCACTCGACGACTTGCGAGGGCGATTCCGCATCTCTGAGGTCTGGAGCCACGACATTCCCGAAAAGGCTGACCTGCCCGGCCTCGCATCCGCGCGCGCCCTTGGCGATGCGCCAAAGGCGAAACTGGTCATGCCCCGAAAAACACGGGCCCCCAAGGGCCCCGCCCTTGCACGCGTTGAGGCGCGCCGGATGGAGCACCACGCGCGACCAGTGTTTCAGGTAATTGAAGGTGGCAAGGCCTGA
- a CDS encoding DUF3553 domain-containing protein has translation MERDIHASDITAILEPGMYVQHPAAPDWGIGQVQSNIGGKVTVNFENEGKVVLDGRVVGLVIVDPS, from the coding sequence ATGGAACGAGATATACACGCATCCGATATCACGGCGATCCTTGAGCCTGGAATGTACGTTCAACATCCCGCCGCACCAGATTGGGGCATTGGACAAGTGCAATCGAACATCGGCGGTAAGGTGACGGTCAACTTCGAGAATGAGGGCAAGGTCGTACTGGATGGCCGCGTCGTGGGTCTGGTCATCGTCGATCCCTCATAA
- a CDS encoding histidine phosphotransferase family protein, translating into MLDAHSHLPTKLADLVASRLCHDLVNPLGAIGNGVELLEMTGKADGPEMELIRDAVKAAEARIRLFRLAFGGAVADQSTSNREAREAVEGYFNQSRIMGHWRIGGDRPRQEIKLLMLMLLCAETGLPMGGDLYLQGDGERALIVEAHGPRLTIHDDLWSVLPAGEVPEEVNLKPSQAQFAVAIHAAAALGLSLAYEVAEGYVRLAAR; encoded by the coding sequence ATGCTTGACGCGCATTCACACCTGCCGACCAAGCTGGCAGATCTGGTCGCTTCGCGGCTGTGCCATGATCTAGTTAACCCATTGGGCGCAATCGGCAATGGGGTCGAGCTTTTGGAGATGACGGGCAAGGCCGATGGCCCGGAAATGGAATTGATCCGCGACGCCGTCAAAGCCGCAGAGGCGCGTATTCGCCTGTTTCGGCTGGCCTTCGGGGGGGCAGTCGCGGACCAGTCCACAAGCAACCGCGAAGCACGTGAGGCGGTTGAAGGGTATTTCAACCAGAGCCGGATCATGGGGCATTGGCGGATTGGGGGAGACCGCCCGCGTCAAGAGATCAAATTGCTTATGTTGATGCTACTTTGTGCCGAAACGGGCCTGCCGATGGGGGGTGATCTTTACCTGCAAGGCGATGGGGAGAGAGCCCTGATAGTCGAAGCCCACGGACCACGGCTGACCATTCACGACGATCTCTGGTCCGTTTTGCCCGCCGGTGAAGTGCCAGAGGAGGTGAACCTCAAACCTTCGCAAGCGCAATTCGCTGTTGCAATCCATGCGGCCGCGGCCCTTGGATTGTCTCTGGCTTATGAAGTGGCCGAAGGGTACGTCCGCCTCGCCGCGCGTTAG
- a CDS encoding RNA methyltransferase, with protein MTDTLNGPRQPAFVLVRPQMGENIGAAARAMWNFGLDHMRVVAPRDGWPNERAVALASGAGRLLDQAGLFEDVPGALSDCTYVFATTARERGMTKPVVTPERAMEQARAIAAEGGKVGVMFGPERAGLENADIARADAIISVPVNPEFPSLNLAQCVLLCGYEWRRQSVDVAPEVMELAKTEFANGVEVAALGDHYEAQLEEAGFFWPPDKADSMKLTLRNLWGRLRLTRADVQTLHGVLRQMGRWAEGKRKDHK; from the coding sequence ATGACTGACACCCTCAATGGCCCACGCCAGCCCGCCTTCGTTCTCGTCCGCCCCCAGATGGGCGAAAACATCGGTGCGGCGGCTCGCGCGATGTGGAATTTCGGGCTGGATCACATGCGCGTCGTGGCCCCGCGAGACGGATGGCCGAATGAACGTGCCGTGGCCTTGGCGAGCGGGGCAGGGCGGCTTCTGGATCAGGCGGGGCTGTTTGAGGATGTGCCGGGCGCTCTGTCCGATTGCACCTATGTCTTTGCAACCACTGCGCGCGAACGCGGGATGACCAAGCCAGTGGTCACGCCGGAACGCGCCATGGAACAGGCCCGTGCCATTGCGGCTGAGGGTGGCAAGGTTGGCGTGATGTTTGGACCCGAACGCGCGGGCCTTGAGAATGCCGATATCGCGCGGGCGGATGCCATCATTTCGGTCCCGGTAAACCCCGAGTTTCCGTCGCTGAACCTCGCCCAATGCGTGTTGTTGTGCGGCTATGAATGGCGGCGGCAATCGGTGGATGTGGCCCCGGAAGTCATGGAATTGGCAAAGACGGAGTTTGCCAATGGAGTCGAAGTTGCCGCCTTGGGGGATCATTACGAGGCGCAACTCGAAGAGGCTGGCTTCTTCTGGCCGCCCGATAAGGCCGACAGCATGAAGCTGACCCTGCGCAACCTGTGGGGGCGTTTGCGTCTGACACGGGCGGATGTGCAGACGCTGCATGGCGTGTTGCGCCAGATGGGCCGATGGGCGGAAGGCAAGCGCAAGGATCACAAATAG
- the gmk gene encoding guanylate kinase: MTMPDTSRRGLLIILSSPSGAGKSTLARRLMAWDETLSFSVSATTRAPRPGEVDGKDYHFLDEARFKAMVRDGEMLEHAHVFGNFYGSPMGPVADAIEAGRDILFDIDWQGAQQIQKSALAPHVLSIFILPPSIAELRRRLESRAQDDAEVIAKRMQKSWDEISHWDGYDYVLVNDDLDATEAHLKTIVTAERMKASQQPALMDHVRTLQSEFEDSP; the protein is encoded by the coding sequence ATGACTATGCCAGACACATCGCGCCGCGGGCTTTTGATTATCCTGTCTTCTCCGTCCGGTGCGGGGAAGTCGACCTTGGCGCGCCGTCTGATGGCGTGGGATGAGACCTTGTCCTTCAGTGTCTCTGCAACCACCCGCGCCCCTCGGCCCGGCGAAGTTGACGGCAAGGATTATCATTTCCTGGATGAGGCCCGGTTCAAGGCGATGGTCCGGGATGGTGAGATGCTGGAACATGCCCATGTCTTCGGCAATTTCTACGGCTCGCCTATGGGGCCGGTCGCGGACGCGATCGAAGCCGGGCGTGACATCTTGTTCGACATTGATTGGCAAGGCGCGCAACAGATCCAGAAAAGCGCGTTGGCCCCGCATGTGCTTTCGATTTTCATCTTGCCCCCGTCCATCGCCGAATTGCGTCGTCGTCTGGAAAGCCGCGCGCAGGACGATGCGGAGGTCATCGCAAAGCGGATGCAGAAAAGCTGGGATGAGATCAGCCATTGGGACGGCTATGATTATGTGCTGGTCAATGACGATCTGGATGCGACAGAGGCGCATCTGAAAACCATCGTGACCGCCGAGCGGATGAAGGCCAGCCAACAGCCCGCCCTGATGGATCATGTCCGCACGCTTCAGTCGGAATTCGAGGATAGCCCATGA
- a CDS encoding GNAT family N-acetyltransferase codes for MPMDEPQFELRLAANEADVLAAQHLRYQVFVEELGGDGVLVDHDQRIEADRFDPYFEHLLLLDNRRAVDDRVVGVYRLMRADGAKRAGSFYSEDEYDLSVLHASGRRLLELGRSCLHRDYRGGAAMMHLWNGLADYIAANEIELMFGVASFHGLDPAPLASQLSLLHHRHLAPDDIRPTAREDGFQRMDLIASEELDRPAAIRQMPALIKAYLRLGGFVGQGAYIDRSFNCIDVCLVMDVARMSDTHRTIYERGAAR; via the coding sequence ATGCCCATGGACGAGCCCCAATTCGAGTTGCGCCTGGCCGCGAATGAAGCGGATGTTCTGGCCGCGCAGCACCTGCGGTATCAGGTGTTCGTGGAGGAATTGGGCGGGGACGGTGTGCTTGTCGACCACGATCAACGGATCGAGGCCGACCGGTTCGATCCCTATTTCGAACATCTTCTGCTGCTCGACAATCGCAGGGCGGTCGATGATCGGGTGGTCGGCGTCTATCGTCTGATGCGTGCCGATGGAGCCAAGCGTGCGGGCAGCTTCTACTCCGAGGATGAATACGATCTGAGCGTTCTCCATGCTTCAGGTCGGCGCTTGCTGGAATTGGGTCGCTCCTGCCTGCACAGGGACTATCGCGGCGGGGCTGCAATGATGCACCTCTGGAACGGGTTGGCCGATTACATCGCCGCCAATGAGATTGAGCTGATGTTTGGCGTGGCGAGCTTTCATGGCCTCGATCCGGCCCCGTTGGCGTCGCAGCTCTCGTTGCTGCACCACCGCCATCTGGCCCCCGATGATATCCGCCCAACGGCCCGGGAAGATGGCTTTCAGAGGATGGATTTGATCGCATCCGAGGAGCTCGACCGCCCGGCCGCGATCCGCCAAATGCCCGCACTGATTAAGGCCTATCTGCGCCTTGGCGGCTTTGTCGGGCAGGGAGCTTATATCGACCGATCATTCAATTGCATCGACGTCTGTCTTGTGATGGATGTCGCCCGCATGTCCGACACGCACCGCACGATTTACGAGCGTGGGGCGGCCCGATGA
- a CDS encoding lysophospholipid acyltransferase family protein, whose protein sequence is MNGTWYGQEPPTPRRIGALDWLRILWRGGPLIILLLICFPLLLILRLPERAIWGLKRPITPYITQFVCIWACRFLSLRREVIGQPMREAGAYVSNHVSFLDIFVLNACKRLYFVAKAEVSGWPGVGWLALGTGTVFIRRDRREAAAQTKLFEDRLIAGHQLLFFPEGTSTDGHQVLPFKTTLFAAFFSDRLQGEISVQPVSLRYHAPKGANPRHYGWWGDMDFGPSLLQILATPGRGRVEVVYHAPLPVTASSNRKALAKAAEEAVRHGLETGTSLT, encoded by the coding sequence ATGAACGGCACATGGTACGGGCAAGAGCCGCCCACGCCGCGCCGCATTGGCGCTCTGGACTGGCTCCGCATCCTGTGGCGCGGCGGGCCGCTGATTATCCTGCTTCTGATCTGTTTCCCACTCCTGTTGATCCTGCGCCTGCCTGAGCGCGCGATCTGGGGGCTGAAACGCCCAATCACGCCTTACATCACTCAGTTCGTCTGTATCTGGGCCTGTCGGTTCCTGTCATTGCGGCGTGAAGTCATCGGCCAGCCGATGCGCGAGGCCGGGGCCTATGTCAGCAACCATGTTTCCTTCCTCGACATCTTCGTGCTGAACGCCTGCAAGCGGCTCTACTTCGTGGCAAAGGCCGAGGTCAGCGGTTGGCCGGGCGTTGGCTGGCTGGCGCTGGGGACGGGCACGGTTTTTATTCGGCGTGACCGGCGGGAGGCTGCGGCGCAAACCAAGCTGTTCGAGGATCGTCTGATCGCAGGCCATCAGCTTCTGTTCTTTCCCGAAGGCACCTCAACTGACGGCCATCAGGTGCTGCCGTTCAAGACGACGCTTTTTGCGGCCTTTTTCTCGGACCGCTTGCAGGGCGAGATTTCGGTTCAACCGGTCAGCCTGCGCTATCACGCGCCGAAGGGGGCCAATCCGCGCCATTATGGCTGGTGGGGTGACATGGATTTCGGGCCAAGCCTGTTGCAGATCCTCGCCACACCGGGCCGGGGCAGGGTGGAGGTCGTGTATCACGCGCCATTGCCCGTAACGGCGTCCAGCAACCGAAAGGCACTTGCGAAGGCTGCTGAAGAGGCCGTGCGCCACGGCCTGGAAACCGGAACGTCGCTGACTTAG